TCGCCGCGGCTACCTGGCCCTTTCGCACGACGGTGCTCGCGGGCTCTTACATCCGCGAAGACGGGCTCACCAGCATCCGCCGCTCGTACACGGTGGCCGAGCTGAAAGCCCGAGTCCCCGCGGACTGGGAGGTGCGCGCGCGGATGCCCGCACGCGTCGAAGCACGCGCGGAGGCACCCGGTGCGCGGGCCTGATCACGAGGTGGCGATTATCGGGGCGGGTCCCGTGGGCATGCTGCTCGCCTGTCTGCTCGCTCAGGATGGCAGGGACGTCGTCGTCTTCGAGCAGCGTCCGTCCAGTTCCGAACGTGGGCGGGCCATCGGTGTGCATCCGCCGGGGCTCGCGGCGCTCGGAGCGGCGGGCATCGCCGGGCGCCTGCGGAAGCAGGCGCTGTGCCTGGACGGCGGCGAGGTTCTCAGCGAGGGGCGGATTCTCGCTCGGATGGACTTCCCGCCAGAGCATCCTGTGCACACCCTCCCGCAGCAGCGCGTGGATGCGCTTCTGAGCGCGCGCTTCGAGGAGTTCACGGAGGGTGTGCAGCGCGGGCGTCGGGTGCGCGCCGTGACGCCGGACGGCGGGCAGATGCGCCTTGCCGTCGATGCGCAGGAGGTCACGGCCTCTCTCGTCATCGCCGCAGACGGGGTGCGCAGCGAGCGGCGGGGCGACGTGGGGATCGGGTGGCGGCGACGCCCAGGACGTGCCGACTACGTCATGGTCGACGTCGATGATCCGGGGACGGACGCACAGGCGCGCCTGTTTCTGGAACCTTCGGGTCTCGTCGAGTCCTTTCCCCTGCCGGACGGTCGTCGCTGGGTGCTCTTCCAGGCCCCCGAAGAGCCCATACGGTCGGTGGCGGACCTGCGTCGCGTGATTGCGGCGCGCACGGGGGAGGCGCCGATGATTCCCGATGACACGGAGCTGTCGGAGTTCCGCGCCCAGCAGCACTGCGCTGCGCGCTTCGTGCATGGCCGGATGATTCTGCTGGGGGACGCCGCCCACGAGACCAGTCCGATCGGCGGACAGGGGATGAACCTCGGTTGGGTTCACGCGCAGCGATTGGCCGCGGCGATCCGGCAGGGGGGCGCGCTCGGGGGGACGCAGCTCGCGCCGCTCCTCGATCTGTGGGAGGGCAGGGCCCTGCGCGCGGCACGTCGCGCACAGCGTCGATCCGCGTTCTACATGGCGATGGGGCGTCCGGCGAATGCGCTGACGCTGCCCTTCCGAGATCTGCTCGTGCGCGCCCTCGGCAGCGACGCGCTGCGGGAGCACACCGCGGCCGCGATCACGATGCGTCGGGTATAGCAGGATCGAGAAACAGTTCGGGCCCGGCACGCGATGCGCGCCGGGCCCGAACGGAATTCGATCAGAAGTTGATCATGTGACCTGCGAGGCCGTGGAAGCCCTCCTGCAGAGCCTCCGACAGCGTCGGGTGCGTGTGCACGTTGCGGGCCAGCTCCAGAGCCGTGAGGTCCCACTTCTGAGCCAGCGTCAGCTCGGGCAGAAGCTCCGAGACGTCCGGGCCGATCATGTGCGCGCCGAGAAGCTCGAGGTGCTCGGCATCGGCGATCATCTTGACGAAGCCGACCGGCTCGCCGAGGCCGTGCGCCTTGCCGTTCGCCATGAACGGGAACGAGACGACCTTGATCTCGCGCCCCTCGTCGCGGGCCTGCTGCTCGGTGAGACCGAACGAGGCGACCTGCGGCGAGCAGAAGGTGGCGCGGGGCATCATGCGGTAGTCGCCCAGGGTCTGCGTCTCGGCACCGCCGATGGTCTCGGCGGCGACGACGGCCTGCGCCTCGGCCACGTGTGCGAGCTGCAGCTTCGCGGTGACGTCGCCGATCGCGTAGATGCCCTCGACGTTCGTGCGCATGTGGTCGTCGATGTCGATCGCGCCACGCTCGGTGAGCTTCACGCCCGTGTTCTCGAGACCGAAGCCCTCGATGTTCGGGGCGAAGCCGACCGACATGAGAACCTTGCCTGCCTCGATCGAGCCCTGGTTGCCGTCCTTGCCCGTGTAGGTGACGGTGACCGAGGAGCCGTTGTCGACGATCGTCTCGACCTTGGTGGAGGTGAGAATGTCGACGCCGTAGTTCTTGTACTGCTTCGTGATCTCCTTGGAGACATCCGCGTCTTCGTTCGGAAGGGCACGGTCGAGGAACTCGATGATCGTGACCTTGACGCCGTAGTTCGTCAGAACGTACGCGAACTCCATGCCGATCGCGCCGGCACCCACGATGACGATCGACTCAGGCAGTTCGCGGCTGAGGATCTGCTCTTCGTAGGTGACGACGTTCTCGCTCAGCGAGACACCGGGCAGCAGGCGCACCTTCGAGCCGGTGGCGATGATGACGTTGGTGAAGGTGACCTCTTCGGTCGAGCCGTCGGCCTTGGTGACCGTGATCGCCTTGGGGCCCGTGAAGGTGCCGCGGCCCTGGTACTCGGTGACCTTGTTCTTCTTCATCAGGAAGTGGATGCCCTTGACGCGGCCGTCGGCCACCTCGCGCGAGCGGTCCCAGGCCTTGCCGAAGTCCATGCTGATCTCGCCGGAGATGCCGAAGAAGTCGGCCTTGTGCTTCAGCGTGTGGGCGAGCTCGGCGTTCTTCAGAAGAGCCTTGGAGGGGATGCAGCCGACGTTGAGGCACACACCGCCCCAGTACTTCTCTTCGATGATGGCGGTGGAAAGACCGAGCTGTGCGCTGCGGACGGCGGCGACGTAGCCGCCAGGGCCCGCACCAAGAATGACGACATCGTAATGAGGCATGTTCTAAGCCTATCGCGCGGAGTCGGAGTCAGCGGTGGGGGAGGCGCCATTGTGGCGGTAGCGGACGGCGAGCCAGATCGCGGCTGTCGTCGAGGCCAGGATTCCGGCGATGGAGAGAACCCAGACCCAGGCGGGCGCGGGGGACATGCCGGCGGTCCCTGCGGTGGACGGCGCTGCGGTGGGGCGTGGCGACGCGGATGCGTCGGGCTGCGCGGTCGGCGGTGCGCTCGGGGGCGCAGGGGAGGGCGTCGCCTGTTCCTCTTCGGATCCTGCCGCGACGGTGAAGGAGAAGCTCGACGAGCCCGGGTGTCCGTCGGCGTAGACCACCTTCCAGGTCACGGTGTACACGCCGTCGGATGCGGAAGGCGAGACTCTCTGCGTCATGATCGGCCCGACCACGGTGGGTTCGCCGTCAGTGACCGATGCGCCGGAGCCGTCGACCACTACCACTTCCGTCGCGCCGGACTCGGCGATCAGGTCTGCGCTGAATGTCAGCACGATCTCGTCCGGAAGGGTGCTGACTGTCGAACCCGCTGCGGGCGAGGAGTCGAGCAGATCGGCATGGGCGAAGGCCGGTGCCGCGACTGCGGTCGCGAGCACTGCGGCCACGCCCAACGCCCCGAGAACGAGAACGAGCGGACGAAGGAGGCGGGAGGCGCGATCCGGCACCGAGGCAAGCTGCATCCCTCGACCTTAGATCGCGGACCGCTGCGAGTGGCCTTGTCATCCCTGAGGATTCGGCTCCCCCCGGGTGCGTTGCATCCGTTAGTCTGGACGGAAGAGGAGGGCCACCGTGACACACAGCGAGAACCGCGACCAGCCATCCGCTATCCACCGGGATAGCGAGGCGAAGCACGACACCACACAGACCTTCGGGCACGACTCGGATCTGTCGTTCGTGCCGTTCGGCGCGGAGCTCACCGACGTGGAACAGGCGGCGATCGCCGCTCTGCCCTCGGGTTCGGCCCTGGTCCTGGTCCGCTCGGGTGCACTCGCCGGCGCGCGCTACCTGATCGACGCCGATGTCACGACGATCGGTCGCCACCCCGAGGCTGACATCTTCTTCGACGACGTCACGGTCTCCCGTCGGCACGCCGAGATCCTTCGCGCCGGAACCGCCTTCGAGGTCATCGATCAGCGTTCGCTGAACGGCACCTACGTCAACGGAGAGCGTGTCGACCGCAGCGAGCTCGGCAATGGCTACGAACTGCGTATCGGCAAGTTCCGCCTCAACTTCTTCGCCTCACCCGCTGACGCCACGGCCAACGGCTGATGGCCGCTGCCTCCGCCCGCGAGCGCTCTGCGCCCGCGGCGCTCCTCAGCATCGGTCAGGTCCTGTCCCGTCTCACCCCGGAGTTTCCGCAGCTCTCCTCGAGCAAGCTGCGCTTCCTGGAAGAGCGCGGCATCGTCACGCCGTCTCGCACCGAGTCCGGGTACCGCAAGTTCGCGCCGAAGGACGTAGACCGTCTGCGACTTGCGCTCACGCTCCAGCGTGATCGCTACATGCCGCTCAGCGTCATTCGCGAGCACCTCGATCGCCGCGACGAAGAGGGCGTCGATCCTTCGGCAGATCTTCCTGTCTCGATCGTGGCGACTCCGCGACGGTTCCGCCGTGAAGAGCTGTTGTCGGCCGCAGGAGCCGCGCCGCAGCTTCTGAACGACGCGATCAGCACGGGCGTGATCCTGCCCGCCGACACGTACACAGAGTCGACGGTCGCACTGCTGCGCGGCCTTGTCGCCCTCGACCGCCACGGCATCGAACCGCGTCACCTGCGTCAGCTGCGCCAGAGCGCGGAACGCGATGTCGCGCTGGTCGAATCTGCCCTCTCCGCGCTTCTGCGTCGCACCGACACCGCTTCGCGGGCGAAAGCGGCAGAAATGGCTCCCGAGCTTGCGGCGCGCCTCGACGAGGTGCGGGGAATGTTCGCGAAAGAGGCGCTCGCGCGCCTGCTGTCGTAACGAACTGATTGCGACACACCTCCGCACACATGCGGATGTGATTGCCGGGGCAGGGGGCCTGCTCTAGCGTGGAGATATCGACTTCGAGGAGGTACGGCATGAGCGCCGAAGATCTGCGTGACCAGCCGTCATTCGGCGACGGACTCCTCTTCACGGACGGCCTGCCCGACATGGAAGACGAGGTCGGCTACCGCGGTGCCGTCGCCGCGCGCGCGGCTGGCATCACCTACCGTCAGCTCGATTACTGGGCACGCACCGAACTCGTGGAGCCCACGGTTCGCGGCGCCAGTGGCTCGGGATCACAGCGTCTCTACGGCTTCCGCGACATCCTGGTCCTCAAGCTCGTGAAGAGCCTGCTCGACACAGGCATCTCGCTGCAGCAGATCCGCACGGCCGTCGAGCAGCTTCGTTCCGCCGGCATCCGCAACCTGTCGGGGACCACGCTCATGAGTGATGGTGCATCGGTCTACCTCTGCACGTCCAACGATGAGGTCATCGACCTTGTCAGCCGTGGGCAGGGCGTGTTCGGCATTGCGGTCGGCAAGGTGCTGCGCGAGGTTGAATCCACCCTCATCGAGTTCGAGCCTGCGGCGATCGATCCGGTCGACGAGCTCTCCGTGCGCCGCGCGCGCCGCACGGCCTGACTTTCGAAGAGACACCCGACAGCCGGGAGCACTGCTTCCACGAAAAACGCCTTCGATGCGAGAGAACTCGCGCCGAAGGCGTTTTCTGATGACAGGGATCAGGCGTGCGGTGTCTCGGGCGTGGAGATGCGGCCGGTGCGCATGATGCGGTCGAGCAGTGCATCGAAATCGGCGGCGAGTTCCTGTGCCGAGTCTCCGGGCCAGATGTGCAGCGGTTTCGCGGCGCCCTGAGCCTGCTGCAGCGATGTGCGCTCGGGCAGCTGCGGCGAGAGGACGAGCGGGCCGAACATGTCGCGCAGCTCTTTGATGCGGAACTGGTGCTCGATCGACTGCGGACGCACGCGGTTCACCACGATGCCGAGCGGCTGCAGGCGCGGCGAGAGACCGCGGCGGATCTCTTCGATCGCGCGCAGGGCGCGGTCGGCGGCGGCCACCGAGAACAGGCCGGGCTCGGTGACGACCATGACACGGTCGCTCGCGGCCCAGGCGGTGCGCGTGAGAGCGTTCAGCGAGGGCGCACAGTCGATCAGCACGAGGTCGTAGTCGGCCTCGACAGACGCGAGGGCCTCTTCGAGCTTCCAGACATCGCGCACCGTGGGGTGCGGTCCGTCGAAGTTGATGGCGGACGGGCTGCCGATGAGGACATCGATCGTGCCAGGGTGCACCTTCGCCCACCCGCTGGAGGTGATCGCCTGACGGACGACCTTCTCTTTCGGGTTCGCGAGAACATCGGCAATGTTCAGTCGACCGGCGACCTGGATATCCATGCCGGTGGACACATCGGACTGGGGGTCGAGGTCGACCACGAGGGTCCGGACCCCACGGGCGAAAGCCGCCGACGCTAGGCCCAGTGTCACCGTGGTCTTTCCGACGCCCCCCTTGAGGGAACTGACGCTGAGTACGTGCACGAACACCACGTTACCGTCCCCTATGCTGGGGAAACACTCAGCCCCACCCTTGTGCGCGATTTTTTTCGCGCCTGAAGTGAGCACTACGAGGTGCGTATGTTCCAGAAGATTCTTGTGGCCAACCGCGGTGAGATCGCGATTCGCGCCTTTCGAGCCGCATTCGAGGTGGGGGCGCGCACTGTCGCGGTCTTCCCTCATGAAGATCGCGGATCAGTCCATCGGCTGAAGGCCGATGAGGCGTATGAGATCGGTGAGCGCGGGCATCCGGTCCGCGCCTACCTCGACGTCGACGAAATCATCCGCGTCGCGCTCGAGAGCGGCGCCGACGCGATCTACCCCGGGTACGGATTCCTCTCTGAGAACCCGGAACTGGCCGCGAAGGCCGCGGCCGCAGGCATCGTTTTCGTCGGGCCGCCGGCATCAGTGCTGGAGATGGCGGGCAACAAGGTCGAGGCCAAGCGCCATGCGATCGAGGCGGGGGTCCCCGTGCTCCGGTCGACAGAGGCATCCGACGACGTCGAAGCGCTCGTCGCGCAGTCCGCGGAGATCGGCTTCCCGCTCTTCGCGAAGGCGGTCGCCGGTGGCGGCGGGCGAGGGATGCGTCGCGTCGAGAGCGCCGGAGAGCTGGCACCCGCACTTGCGGAGGCGATGCGCGAGGCGCAGAGCGCATTCGGCGACCCGCGGATGTTCCTGGAACAGGCCGTCATGCGACCGCGCCACATCGAGGTGCAGATCCTCGCCGACAAGACCGGTGAGACCGTCCACCTGTTCGAGCGCGACTGCTCCGTGCAGCGTCGTCATCAGAAGGTCGTCGAGATCGCTCCGGCCCCCAACCTCGACGACAGCATTCGCCAGGCTCTGCACACCCACGCGATCGCCTTCGCGCGTTCCATCGGATACGAGAACGCCGGAACGGTCGAGTTCCTGCTGGAGACGGCGGGGGAGCGGACCGGCGAGATCGTCTTCATCGAGATGAACCCGCGCATCCAGGTCGAGCACACCGTCACGGAAGAGATCACCGACGTCGACCTCGTCCAGACGCAGCTGCGCATCGCGGCTGGCCAGACGCTCGCCGAGCTCGGACTGCAGCAGGAGAACCTGCAGGTGCGCGGAGCGGCTTTGCAGTGCCGCATCACCACAGAGGACCCCACGCAGGGTTTCCGCCCCGACACGGGGAAGATCACGACGTACCGCTCGCCTGGTGGCGCCGGCATCCGCCTCGACGGCGGCACGGTGCACCAGGGCGCGCAGATCAGCCCGCACTTCGACTCGATGCTGTCGAAGCTGACCTGCCGTGCGCGTGATTTCCCTGCGGCCGTGGCCCGCGCGCGTCGCGCACTGGCGGAGTTCCGCATCCGCGGGGTCTCCACGAACATTCCCTTCCTGCAGGCGCTGCTCGACGATGAGGCCTTCGTGAACGGCGACATCAGCACGTCGTTCATCGACGAGCGACCCGACCTGCTGGTCGGACGGGTCTCGAAGGACCGCGGGACGAAGATCCTCAACTGGCTGGTCGACGTCACGGTCAACAAGCCGAACGGTGCGCATCCCGGTCACGCGGACCCGAGCACCAAGCTCCCGGCCGTGGATCTCACGGTGGCCCCCGAGCCCGGTTCTCGTCAGCGTCTGCTCGAGCTCGGACCGGAGGGCTTCGCCCGTGCGCTGCGTGCGCAGTCGGCCGTCGCCGTCACCGACACGACGTTCCGCGACGCGCACCAGTCGCTGCTGGCGACCCGCGTGCGCACACGCGACCTCACTGCGGTCGCCCCGCACCTGGCGCGTCTCACCCCGCAGCTGTTGTCGGTCGAGGCGTGGGGCGGAGCGACCTACGACGTCGCTCTGCGCTTCCTCGGCGAAGACCCGTGGGAGCGGCTCGACAAGCTGCGCGAGGCCCTTCCGAACGTCGCGATCCAGATGCTGCTGCGCGGGCGCAACACAGTCGGCTACACCCCGTACCCGACCGCCGTGACGGAGGCCTTCGTGCGCGAGGCCGCGACGAGCGGCGTCGACATCTTCCGCATCTTCGACGCGCTCAACGACATCTCGCAGATGCGCCCGGCCATCGACGCGGTCCGTGAGACCGGAATCGCGGTCGCTGAGGTCGCCCTCTGCTACACGGGCGATCTGTTGAACCCCGCCGAGGATCTGTACACCCTCGACTACTACCTGCGCCTCGCAGAGCAGATCGTCGACTCGGGTGCGCACATCCTCGCGATCAAGGACATGGCCGGTCTCCTGCGCCCTGCGGCGGCCGCACGACTCGTCACCGCGCTTCGCGAGCGCTTCGACCTGCCCGTGCACCTGCACACGCATGACACTCCGGGCGGACAGCTCAGCACGCTGCTGGCGGCGACCGCTGCCGGTGTCGATGCGGTGGATGCCGCATCCGCGCCGCTGTCCGGAACGACCAGCCAGCCGTCGCTGTCGTCGCTGGTCGCCGCCCTCGCGCACACTGACCGCGACACCGGGATCAGCCTCGATGCCGTGTCGGACCTCGAACCCTACTGGGAGGCCGTGCGTCGCCAGTACGCCCCGTTCGAGTCGGGCCTTCCCGGCCCCACAGGGCGTGTCTACCACCACGAGATCCCGGGTGGTCAACTGTCGAATCTGCGTCAGCAGGCCAAGGCGCTCGGCCTGGAGAGCGACTTCGAGCTCATCGAGGACATGTACGCCGCGGCCGACCGTATCCTGGGACGCGTTCCGAAGGTGACCCCGTCGTCGAAGGTCGTCGGCGATCTCGCGCTGCACCTTGCTGCGGTGCGCGCGGATCCCACGGACTTCGAAGCCAACCCTGAGAAGTACGACGTGCCCGACTCAGTCGTCGGATTCATGGCCGGTGAACTCGGAGAGCTGCCCGGCGGGTGGCCGGAGCCCTTCCGCAGCAAGGTGCTCGCGGGCCGCGCGAAGCCGGCCGGTGTCACGCCCCTCTCGGCCGCCGAGGAGGACGCCCTCGCCGGCGACAGCGCGACACGCCGTCAGGCACTCAACACACTGCTGTTCCCTGCGCCGACCGATGAGTTCCGCCGCGTGCGCGCGCAGTATGGCGACCTCTCCGTCCTCGACACCTCCGACTACCTGTACGGCCTCATGGCCGGACAGGAGCACCTCATCGAGATCGACCGCGGTGTGCGACTCTACGTCGGACTCGAGGCGATCGGCGACGCAGATGACAAGGGCATGCGCACCGTCATGACCACGCTCAATGGGCAGTTGCGCCCCGTCTTCGTGCGTGACCGTTCGATCAGCGTGAATGTGCACGAGGTCGAGAAGGCGGATACGACGAAGCCGGGACAGGTCGCCGCGCCGTTCTCGGGAGTCGTGACGCTGAAGGCCGCCGTGGGCGACACCGTGCGCGCGAGCGAGCCCATCGCGTCGATCGAGGCGATGAAGATGGAGGCGGCGATCACCGCACCCGTCGACGGCGTCATCGAGCGACTCGCGATCGGTGAGACGCAGCAGGTCGAGGCGGGCGATCTTTTGCTCGTCATCCGCCCGGCGCACTAACCTTGCTTGGGCGAGTAGCTCGCCCAAGCTGGGAGTGACACCATGACCGTAGATCGCAAGAACTCGCGAAACGACGACGAGGAAGAGTCGCTCGGCGTCCTTGAAGACGCCGGGAACGTCGACACGACGGCGATCGGAATCCTCGGGGGCGCCACTGCTCAGGTGAGCGTGGCGCTCCCCGTGGAAGACGAAGACGACCTCGCCGACGACGACGTCGTCGCTGACGACGCATACGACGAGCTCATCCTCGAACAAGACCCCGCAGACCTCGTGAATCTCGGCGATGATGCTGTCGGTCGCATCCACGAGGCATCCGAGGTCGCCGACATCGTGATCGAGATCCCCGCGGACGCGGAGCTGCCGGCCGAGCCCGAGCCCGTGGTCGAGGGCGTCATCGAAGAAGCGCACGACGAGTCAGACGCAGACGCAGACGCAGACGCCGGCGAGGCCGAGACCATCGAAGACGCTGTGGTGCTCGACGAGCACACGGAAGGCGAGGCCGACGACGCAGGCGAGACGGCGGCCGCTGCGGAAGCCGATGCCATCGACGCCGAGCAGTCCGACGATCTCGAGGATGCTCCCGCAGAAGCGGCCGCTGTCGGCGATCCGGTCGAAGAGGCCGTGGATGAGGCGACTGCTCCCGACCCGACCCCTGACGCATCGGCGATCGCCAAGGCTCCCCGTCGTCCGGCGGCGCCATCGACACTGAAGGTGGTACCCGTGCCGAGCGAGACCCCCCGCGCCGCTGCCGACTCCGTCCGCGCGGCGGACGTCCCACCCGCGGCGAAGCGCCTCGACGACCTCGGCGAGCAGAACCGTGAGAGCGCGGATCTGCTGACCGCAGACCGTCTGCTCGACCCGCATCGGGTCACCAAGCCGGAGCCGCAGGGTGCCTGGAGCCACTTCGTCTACACGGTCTCGGGCCGCCGCATCAACCTCGGCGATGGCAAGCGCGCCCGCGCGCAGAAGGAACTCACGGCGCGGATCGCCGCACCCCTCGCAGGCGGCGCCCGCTTCGTGCCGGTGCTCTCACGCAAGGGCGGTGTCGGCAAGACGACGATCACTGCACTGCTGGGGATGGCGCTGGCGGACGCGCGCGACGACCGCGTCATCGCGGTCGACGCGAATCCCGACCGCGGCACTCTGGCGGAGCGCATCGCTCGTCCGAACGGCAAGACCGTGCGTGACCTCGTGCGCATTCATGACGACGTCAAGGGCTACCACGACATCTCCGCGATCGTGTCGCGCGATGCCACCCGTCTCGACGTGCTGGCCTCCGACACAGACCCGCGCGTCTCCGAGGCGTTCAACGACGAGGACTATGAGAACGTCGCTTCGGTCGCCGCGCACTACTACTCGCTCGTGCTCACCGACACCGGGACCGGAATCGTCCACTCGGTCATGGGAGCCACGCTCGACCACGCCGACCACCTCGTGATCGTGGCAGGTCTCAGCATCGATGAGGCGCGTCTGGCATCCGAGACGTTGACCTGGCTCGAGAGCAACGGCTACGCCGAGAAGGCACGCGAAGCGATCGTGGTGCTCAACCAGTCGACGCCGGGAGCGCCGCTCGTGCGTCTGGATGAGCTGGAAGCGCACTTCGGCACCCGCGTCCGACACGTGCTGCGGATGCCCTATGACGCGCAGATTGCGTCGGGCAGCGCCATCACGTTCGCGAACCTGCAGCCGGAGACCCGCGTCGCGGCTCGCCAGCTGGCCGCGCTCGTCGTCGAGAACCTTCGCTCGCGGGCGGCCTGATGACCGTTCGCGAGATCCGTGTCTTCGGCGATCCCGTTCTGCGCACGGTGTGCGCGCCCATCGAGACGATCGATGACGGCGTGCGCGCGCTCGTGGACGACCTCATCGACTCCGTAAAGGTGCCGGGACGGGCGGGAGTCGCCGCCCCTCAGATCGGCGTCGCGCTGCGCGCATTCAGCTACAACATCGATGGCGACATCGGATACGTGCTCAATCCGGTCCTCACCGAGGTTCGCGGTGACCCTGTGCCGACGGGGGAGGGCTGCCTCTCGGTGCCCGGGCTGTGGCACGACGCGCTTCGTCACCCGTGGGCACGCGTCGAAGGCATCGACCTCGACGGAAATCCGGTGGTGATCGAGGGCGAAGGGCTCATGGCGCAGGCTCTGCAGCATGAGACCGATCACCTCGACGGCAAGGTCTATCTCTCGCGGCTCGCTCCCGAGACGCGACGCGTCGCGATGCGACAGGTGCGCGAGAGCGATTGGTTCTGACGCCACGCACCGAGTCGGATGACGCATCTGAACAAGGAAAGGGCCCCCGCTCCTGCGGGGGCCCTTTCTTCGTCGCTGCTCAGCCGAGCGGCACCGTGGTGGTGGAGGTCGGCTCGCTGTAGATCTTCTGGATCTCGTCATCGAAGTCGGCCATGATGACATTTCGCTTGATCGACATCTTCGGCGTGAGGTGTCCGCTGGCCTCGGTCCATTCCAGGGGAAGGATCGTGAACTTGCGGATCGACTCGGCGCGCGAGACGTGGCTGTTGGCCGCATCGACGGCGCGCTGGACCTCCGCGCGCACGGCGTCGTTCTTCGCGGCATCGGCGAGCGACATGTCGGCGGGGAGCCCGTTGTTGGCGAGCCAGGTCGGCAGCATCTCGCTGTCGAGCGTGACGAGCGCGGAGATGAAGGGGCGCTGGTCGCCGACGACCACGACCTGACCGACGATCGGGTTCGAGCGGATGGGGTCTTCGAGCGCGGCGGGGGCGACATTCTTTCCGCCGGCTGTGACGAGGATCTCCTTCTTGCGGCCCGTGATCGTCAGGAAGCCTTCTGCATCGAACGATCCGATGTCGCCCGTCCGGAACCAGCCGCCCTCGCTGAACGCCTCTGCGGTCGCCTCAGGGTTGTTCCAGTACTCCTTGAAGACGTTGATGCCGCGCACCTCGATCTCGCCGTCGTCGCCCAGGCGGACGCCGACACCGGGAAG
The DNA window shown above is from Microbacterium keratanolyticum and carries:
- a CDS encoding FHA domain-containing protein, translated to MTHSENRDQPSAIHRDSEAKHDTTQTFGHDSDLSFVPFGAELTDVEQAAIAALPSGSALVLVRSGALAGARYLIDADVTTIGRHPEADIFFDDVTVSRRHAEILRAGTAFEVIDQRSLNGTYVNGERVDRSELGNGYELRIGKFRLNFFASPADATANG
- a CDS encoding MerR family transcriptional regulator, encoding MSAEDLRDQPSFGDGLLFTDGLPDMEDEVGYRGAVAARAAGITYRQLDYWARTELVEPTVRGASGSGSQRLYGFRDILVLKLVKSLLDTGISLQQIRTAVEQLRSAGIRNLSGTTLMSDGASVYLCTSNDEVIDLVSRGQGVFGIAVGKVLREVESTLIEFEPAAIDPVDELSVRRARRTA
- the lpdA gene encoding dihydrolipoyl dehydrogenase, whose translation is MPHYDVVILGAGPGGYVAAVRSAQLGLSTAIIEEKYWGGVCLNVGCIPSKALLKNAELAHTLKHKADFFGISGEISMDFGKAWDRSREVADGRVKGIHFLMKKNKVTEYQGRGTFTGPKAITVTKADGSTEEVTFTNVIIATGSKVRLLPGVSLSENVVTYEEQILSRELPESIVIVGAGAIGMEFAYVLTNYGVKVTIIEFLDRALPNEDADVSKEITKQYKNYGVDILTSTKVETIVDNGSSVTVTYTGKDGNQGSIEAGKVLMSVGFAPNIEGFGLENTGVKLTERGAIDIDDHMRTNVEGIYAIGDVTAKLQLAHVAEAQAVVAAETIGGAETQTLGDYRMMPRATFCSPQVASFGLTEQQARDEGREIKVVSFPFMANGKAHGLGEPVGFVKMIADAEHLELLGAHMIGPDVSELLPELTLAQKWDLTALELARNVHTHPTLSEALQEGFHGLAGHMINF
- a CDS encoding ParA family protein, whose product is MHVLSVSSLKGGVGKTTVTLGLASAAFARGVRTLVVDLDPQSDVSTGMDIQVAGRLNIADVLANPKEKVVRQAITSSGWAKVHPGTIDVLIGSPSAINFDGPHPTVRDVWKLEEALASVEADYDLVLIDCAPSLNALTRTAWAASDRVMVVTEPGLFSVAAADRALRAIEEIRRGLSPRLQPLGIVVNRVRPQSIEHQFRIKELRDMFGPLVLSPQLPERTSLQQAQGAAKPLHIWPGDSAQELAADFDALLDRIMRTGRISTPETPHA
- a CDS encoding copper resistance CopC family protein — encoded protein: MQLASVPDRASRLLRPLVLVLGALGVAAVLATAVAAPAFAHADLLDSSPAAGSTVSTLPDEIVLTFSADLIAESGATEVVVVDGSGASVTDGEPTVVGPIMTQRVSPSASDGVYTVTWKVVYADGHPGSSSFSFTVAAGSEEEQATPSPAPPSAPPTAQPDASASPRPTAAPSTAGTAGMSPAPAWVWVLSIAGILASTTAAIWLAVRYRHNGASPTADSDSAR
- a CDS encoding FAD-dependent oxidoreductase gives rise to the protein MRGPDHEVAIIGAGPVGMLLACLLAQDGRDVVVFEQRPSSSERGRAIGVHPPGLAALGAAGIAGRLRKQALCLDGGEVLSEGRILARMDFPPEHPVHTLPQQRVDALLSARFEEFTEGVQRGRRVRAVTPDGGQMRLAVDAQEVTASLVIAADGVRSERRGDVGIGWRRRPGRADYVMVDVDDPGTDAQARLFLEPSGLVESFPLPDGRRWVLFQAPEEPIRSVADLRRVIAARTGEAPMIPDDTELSEFRAQQHCAARFVHGRMILLGDAAHETSPIGGQGMNLGWVHAQRLAAAIRQGGALGGTQLAPLLDLWEGRALRAARRAQRRSAFYMAMGRPANALTLPFRDLLVRALGSDALREHTAAAITMRRV
- the ftsR gene encoding transcriptional regulator FtsR: MAAASARERSAPAALLSIGQVLSRLTPEFPQLSSSKLRFLEERGIVTPSRTESGYRKFAPKDVDRLRLALTLQRDRYMPLSVIREHLDRRDEEGVDPSADLPVSIVATPRRFRREELLSAAGAAPQLLNDAISTGVILPADTYTESTVALLRGLVALDRHGIEPRHLRQLRQSAERDVALVESALSALLRRTDTASRAKAAEMAPELAARLDEVRGMFAKEALARLLS